From the Cucurbita pepo subsp. pepo cultivar mu-cu-16 chromosome LG05, ASM280686v2, whole genome shotgun sequence genome, one window contains:
- the LOC111794415 gene encoding uncharacterized protein LOC111794415 isoform X1, translating into MGFFDLNIPYDEHSSSSSIRVNRIKIVAKLMELGYSGIAYNRTIKGVMSDKDRCTIPLLNVSSLQSILPTFSASLEFHRNLLGVPRSSPFRQYTRLTICINSLQEILAVNSGNLVLKTYDLIAVKPLNQNAFEQACEKLEIDIIAIDFAEKLPFRLKQGHIKSAIQRGVYFEIMYSDLLSDVHARRQMISATKVLVDWTKGKNLILSSAASSVNEIRGPFDVANLSSLLGVSMERAKAAVSKNCRNLIANALKRKQFYKETIRVERISSDDKLDSNDPWSVDLFKWDPISSGEGDLLLDDIAKSFAASNTSKIVKAIDFTSVIDNMPPQGFLVKNVISGSEAKVSLNDNRGSSHVVDAIEPPIAVNGVIQQSCPLDGKHCSTSDRQCSGDAGNVRSNSDEDKCTVEEIVQPKASMQEKPIGMDIDNVQPQNPLPSSELNVVSTNVFVHCPTSTRDVLDVVLINDGKETSTMSEDVDSHRNEYCLRSSDTLSGLESVLRDKSSTNLVSENQKNMTMVIDGSFTDEECLVGARLGEPMDVAAVEDRVSPLSSCMIDIKDDYLISIRQQTSEVLVEEKKSGETDPQINPPPLDQSISAVMSTGTCRAKRKRHQHHPPRLTNPMVFKRVQETYSEKYRSKRRRHRPALLLPFKRLINPLFFKKSPNQLAHRDPTVWLETS; encoded by the exons ATGGGTTTCTTCGATCTCAACATTCCTTACGATGAGCACTCGTCTTCATCTTCAATTAGGGTTAATCGCATCAAGATTGTGGCCAAACTGATGGAGCTAGGCTACTCCGGAATCGCCTACAATCGTACGATCAAAGGAGTGATGTCTGATAAGGACCGTTGTACTATTCCTCTCCTTAATGTTTCATCACTTCAAAGTATCCTTCCAACCTTCTCTGCCTCGTTGGAGTTCCACCGCAATCTTCTCGGCGTCCCGCGGTCCTCTCCTTTCCGTCAGTACACGCGTCTTACTATTTGTATCAATAGTTTGCAGGAGATTCTGGCAGTCAATTCTGGCAACCTCGTTCTGAAGACCTACGATTTGATTGCTGTGAAGCCTCTCAATCAGAATGCTTTTGAGCAGGCTTGTGAGAAATTGGAG ATAGACATAATTGCAATTGATTTTGCGGAGAAACTGCCTTTCAGGTTGAAGCAAGGTCACATAAAATCTGCAATTCAG CGTGGAGTTTACTTTGAAATTATGTACTCTGATCTTCTTTCAGACGTTCATGCAAGGAGGCAAATGATATCTGCTACTAAG gTCTTGGTGGATTGGACAAAAGGAAAGAATCTCATATTATCTAGTGCTGCCTCTTCTGTAAATGAAATTAGAGGACCTTTTGATGTTGCAAACTTGTCATCCTTGCTTGGTGTCTCTATGGAGCGAGCAAAAGCTGCTGTTTCAAAAAATTGTCG CAATCTTATAGCTAATGCTTTAAAGAGAAAGCAGTTCTACAAGGAGACGATTCGAGTTGAAAGGATATCATCAGATGATAAGTTAGATTCGAATGACCCTTGGTCAGTGGATTTGTTCAAATGGGATCCTATATCAAGTGGCGAAGGTGATTTGCTATTGGATGATATAGCAAAATCTTTTGCTGCCTCTAATACATCAAAAATTGTGAAAGCCATTGATTTCACTTCAGTCATTGACAACATGCCTCCACAAGGTTTTCTAGTCAAGAATGTGATATCAGGCTCTGAGGCAAAAGTGTCGTTGAATGATAACAGAGGCTCGTCGCATGTTGTTGATGCCATTGAGCCACCAATTGCAGTAAATGGAGTAATTCAACAGTCCTGTCCTCTTGATGGTAAACATTGTTCTACATCCGATCGTCAATGCTCTGGTGATGCAGGAAACGTTAGAAGTAATTCTGACGAAGACAAATGCACTGTCGAAGAAATTGTGCAGCCCAAGGCCTCAATGCAGGAAAAACCTATTGGAATGGACATTGATAATGTGCAACCACAAAACCCGCTACCCAGTAGCGAGTTAAATGTAGTATCCACAAATGTGTTCGTGCATTGTCCTACATCTACCAGAGATGTATTAGATgttgttttaataaatgatgGAAAAGAAACTTCTACAATGTCGGAGGATGTCGATTCTCATCGGAATGAGTATTGCTTAAGAAGTTCTGATACATTGTCTGGTTTAGAAAGTGTGTTGAGGGACAAAAGTTCAACTAATTTGGTTtcagaaaatcaaaagaatatGACTATGGTAATAGATGGTTCATTTACAGATGAAGAATGTTTAGTTGGTGCAAGACTTGGGGAGCCTATGGATGTAGCAGCAGTCGAGGATCGGGTTTCTCCTCTTAGTTCTTGTATGATTGATATAAAAGATGATTATTTGATCTCAATTCGACAACAAACATCTGAGGTGTTagtggaagagaaaaaaagtggAGAAACTGACCCTCAGATCAATCCTCCACCTCTAGATCAATCTATATCTGCCGTAATGTCAACAG GGACATGTCGTGCAAAACGAAAGAGACATCAACATCATCCTCCGCGGTTAACCAATCCTATGGTTTTCAAGAGAGTTCAGGAAACATATTCAGAGAAATACCGATCAAAACGGAGGAGACATCGACCAGCGCTATTGCTTCCATTCAAGCGCTTAATCAATCCTCTGTTCTTCAAGAAG AGTCCAAACCAACTGGCCCACCGGGATCCAACTGTGTGGCTTGAGACTTCATGA
- the LOC111794415 gene encoding uncharacterized protein LOC111794415 isoform X6 yields MLLSRLVRNWRLKQGHIKSAIQRGVYFEIMYSDLLSDVHARRQMISATKVLVDWTKGKNLILSSAASSVNEIRGPFDVANLSSLLGVSMERAKAAVSKNCRNLIANALKRKQFYKETIRVERISSDDKLDSNDPWSVDLFKWDPISSGEGDLLLDDIAKSFAASNTSKIVKAIDFTSVIDNMPPQGFLVKNVISGSEAKVSLNDNRGSSHVVDAIEPPIAVNGVIQQSCPLDGKHCSTSDRQCSGDAGNVRSNSDEDKCTVEEIVQPKASMQEKPIGMDIDNVQPQNPLPSSELNVVSTNVFVHCPTSTRDVLDVVLINDGKETSTMSEDVDSHRNEYCLRSSDTLSGLESVLRDKSSTNLVSENQKNMTMVIDGSFTDEECLVGARLGEPMDVAAVEDRVSPLSSCMIDIKDDYLISIRQQTSEVLVEEKKSGETDPQINPPPLDQSISAVMSTGTCRAKRKRHQHHPPRLTNPMVFKRVQETYSEKYRSKRRRHRPALLLPFKRLINPLFFKKSPNQLAHRDPTVWLETS; encoded by the exons ATGCTTTTGAGCAGGCTTGTGAGAAATTGGAG GTTGAAGCAAGGTCACATAAAATCTGCAATTCAG CGTGGAGTTTACTTTGAAATTATGTACTCTGATCTTCTTTCAGACGTTCATGCAAGGAGGCAAATGATATCTGCTACTAAG gTCTTGGTGGATTGGACAAAAGGAAAGAATCTCATATTATCTAGTGCTGCCTCTTCTGTAAATGAAATTAGAGGACCTTTTGATGTTGCAAACTTGTCATCCTTGCTTGGTGTCTCTATGGAGCGAGCAAAAGCTGCTGTTTCAAAAAATTGTCG CAATCTTATAGCTAATGCTTTAAAGAGAAAGCAGTTCTACAAGGAGACGATTCGAGTTGAAAGGATATCATCAGATGATAAGTTAGATTCGAATGACCCTTGGTCAGTGGATTTGTTCAAATGGGATCCTATATCAAGTGGCGAAGGTGATTTGCTATTGGATGATATAGCAAAATCTTTTGCTGCCTCTAATACATCAAAAATTGTGAAAGCCATTGATTTCACTTCAGTCATTGACAACATGCCTCCACAAGGTTTTCTAGTCAAGAATGTGATATCAGGCTCTGAGGCAAAAGTGTCGTTGAATGATAACAGAGGCTCGTCGCATGTTGTTGATGCCATTGAGCCACCAATTGCAGTAAATGGAGTAATTCAACAGTCCTGTCCTCTTGATGGTAAACATTGTTCTACATCCGATCGTCAATGCTCTGGTGATGCAGGAAACGTTAGAAGTAATTCTGACGAAGACAAATGCACTGTCGAAGAAATTGTGCAGCCCAAGGCCTCAATGCAGGAAAAACCTATTGGAATGGACATTGATAATGTGCAACCACAAAACCCGCTACCCAGTAGCGAGTTAAATGTAGTATCCACAAATGTGTTCGTGCATTGTCCTACATCTACCAGAGATGTATTAGATgttgttttaataaatgatgGAAAAGAAACTTCTACAATGTCGGAGGATGTCGATTCTCATCGGAATGAGTATTGCTTAAGAAGTTCTGATACATTGTCTGGTTTAGAAAGTGTGTTGAGGGACAAAAGTTCAACTAATTTGGTTtcagaaaatcaaaagaatatGACTATGGTAATAGATGGTTCATTTACAGATGAAGAATGTTTAGTTGGTGCAAGACTTGGGGAGCCTATGGATGTAGCAGCAGTCGAGGATCGGGTTTCTCCTCTTAGTTCTTGTATGATTGATATAAAAGATGATTATTTGATCTCAATTCGACAACAAACATCTGAGGTGTTagtggaagagaaaaaaagtggAGAAACTGACCCTCAGATCAATCCTCCACCTCTAGATCAATCTATATCTGCCGTAATGTCAACAG GGACATGTCGTGCAAAACGAAAGAGACATCAACATCATCCTCCGCGGTTAACCAATCCTATGGTTTTCAAGAGAGTTCAGGAAACATATTCAGAGAAATACCGATCAAAACGGAGGAGACATCGACCAGCGCTATTGCTTCCATTCAAGCGCTTAATCAATCCTCTGTTCTTCAAGAAG AGTCCAAACCAACTGGCCCACCGGGATCCAACTGTGTGGCTTGAGACTTCATGA
- the LOC111794415 gene encoding uncharacterized protein LOC111794415 isoform X4 encodes MGFFDLNIPYDEHSSSSSIRVNRIKIVAKLMELGYSGIAYNRTIKGVMSDKDRCTIPLLNVSSLQSILPTFSASLEFHRNLLGVPRSSPFRQYTRLTICINSLQEILAVNSGNLVLKTYDLIAVKPLNQNAFEQACEKLEVEARSHKICNSDVHARRQMISATKVLVDWTKGKNLILSSAASSVNEIRGPFDVANLSSLLGVSMERAKAAVSKNCRNLIANALKRKQFYKETIRVERISSDDKLDSNDPWSVDLFKWDPISSGEGDLLLDDIAKSFAASNTSKIVKAIDFTSVIDNMPPQGFLVKNVISGSEAKVSLNDNRGSSHVVDAIEPPIAVNGVIQQSCPLDGKHCSTSDRQCSGDAGNVRSNSDEDKCTVEEIVQPKASMQEKPIGMDIDNVQPQNPLPSSELNVVSTNVFVHCPTSTRDVLDVVLINDGKETSTMSEDVDSHRNEYCLRSSDTLSGLESVLRDKSSTNLVSENQKNMTMVIDGSFTDEECLVGARLGEPMDVAAVEDRVSPLSSCMIDIKDDYLISIRQQTSEVLVEEKKSGETDPQINPPPLDQSISAVMSTGTCRAKRKRHQHHPPRLTNPMVFKRVQETYSEKYRSKRRRHRPALLLPFKRLINPLFFKKSPNQLAHRDPTVWLETS; translated from the exons ATGGGTTTCTTCGATCTCAACATTCCTTACGATGAGCACTCGTCTTCATCTTCAATTAGGGTTAATCGCATCAAGATTGTGGCCAAACTGATGGAGCTAGGCTACTCCGGAATCGCCTACAATCGTACGATCAAAGGAGTGATGTCTGATAAGGACCGTTGTACTATTCCTCTCCTTAATGTTTCATCACTTCAAAGTATCCTTCCAACCTTCTCTGCCTCGTTGGAGTTCCACCGCAATCTTCTCGGCGTCCCGCGGTCCTCTCCTTTCCGTCAGTACACGCGTCTTACTATTTGTATCAATAGTTTGCAGGAGATTCTGGCAGTCAATTCTGGCAACCTCGTTCTGAAGACCTACGATTTGATTGCTGTGAAGCCTCTCAATCAGAATGCTTTTGAGCAGGCTTGTGAGAAATTGGAG GTTGAAGCAAGGTCACATAAAATCTGCAATTCAG ACGTTCATGCAAGGAGGCAAATGATATCTGCTACTAAG gTCTTGGTGGATTGGACAAAAGGAAAGAATCTCATATTATCTAGTGCTGCCTCTTCTGTAAATGAAATTAGAGGACCTTTTGATGTTGCAAACTTGTCATCCTTGCTTGGTGTCTCTATGGAGCGAGCAAAAGCTGCTGTTTCAAAAAATTGTCG CAATCTTATAGCTAATGCTTTAAAGAGAAAGCAGTTCTACAAGGAGACGATTCGAGTTGAAAGGATATCATCAGATGATAAGTTAGATTCGAATGACCCTTGGTCAGTGGATTTGTTCAAATGGGATCCTATATCAAGTGGCGAAGGTGATTTGCTATTGGATGATATAGCAAAATCTTTTGCTGCCTCTAATACATCAAAAATTGTGAAAGCCATTGATTTCACTTCAGTCATTGACAACATGCCTCCACAAGGTTTTCTAGTCAAGAATGTGATATCAGGCTCTGAGGCAAAAGTGTCGTTGAATGATAACAGAGGCTCGTCGCATGTTGTTGATGCCATTGAGCCACCAATTGCAGTAAATGGAGTAATTCAACAGTCCTGTCCTCTTGATGGTAAACATTGTTCTACATCCGATCGTCAATGCTCTGGTGATGCAGGAAACGTTAGAAGTAATTCTGACGAAGACAAATGCACTGTCGAAGAAATTGTGCAGCCCAAGGCCTCAATGCAGGAAAAACCTATTGGAATGGACATTGATAATGTGCAACCACAAAACCCGCTACCCAGTAGCGAGTTAAATGTAGTATCCACAAATGTGTTCGTGCATTGTCCTACATCTACCAGAGATGTATTAGATgttgttttaataaatgatgGAAAAGAAACTTCTACAATGTCGGAGGATGTCGATTCTCATCGGAATGAGTATTGCTTAAGAAGTTCTGATACATTGTCTGGTTTAGAAAGTGTGTTGAGGGACAAAAGTTCAACTAATTTGGTTtcagaaaatcaaaagaatatGACTATGGTAATAGATGGTTCATTTACAGATGAAGAATGTTTAGTTGGTGCAAGACTTGGGGAGCCTATGGATGTAGCAGCAGTCGAGGATCGGGTTTCTCCTCTTAGTTCTTGTATGATTGATATAAAAGATGATTATTTGATCTCAATTCGACAACAAACATCTGAGGTGTTagtggaagagaaaaaaagtggAGAAACTGACCCTCAGATCAATCCTCCACCTCTAGATCAATCTATATCTGCCGTAATGTCAACAG GGACATGTCGTGCAAAACGAAAGAGACATCAACATCATCCTCCGCGGTTAACCAATCCTATGGTTTTCAAGAGAGTTCAGGAAACATATTCAGAGAAATACCGATCAAAACGGAGGAGACATCGACCAGCGCTATTGCTTCCATTCAAGCGCTTAATCAATCCTCTGTTCTTCAAGAAG AGTCCAAACCAACTGGCCCACCGGGATCCAACTGTGTGGCTTGAGACTTCATGA
- the LOC111794415 gene encoding uncharacterized protein LOC111794415 isoform X3, with the protein MGFFDLNIPYDEHSSSSSIRVNRIKIVAKLMELGYSGIAYNRTIKGVMSDKDRCTIPLLNVSSLQSILPTFSASLEFHRNLLGVPRSSPFRQYTRLTICINSLQEILAVNSGNLVLKTYDLIAVKPLNQNAFEQACEKLEIDIIAIDFAEKLPFRLKQGHIKSAIQRGVYFEIMYSDLLSDVHARRQMISATKVLVDWTKGKNLILSSAASSVNEIRGPFDVANLSSLLGVSMERAKAAVSKNCRNLIANALKRKQFYKETIRVERISSDDKLDSNDPWSVDLFKWDPISSGEGDLLLDDIAKSFAASNTSKIVKAIDFTSVIDNMPPQGFLVKNVISGSEAKVSLNDNRGSSHVVDAIEPPIAVNGVIQQSCPLDGKHCSTSDRQCSGDAGNVRSNSDEDKCTVEEIVQPKASMQEKPIGMDIDNVQPQNPLPSSELNVVSTNVFVHCPTSTRDVLDVVLINDGKETSTMSEDVDSHRNEYCLRSSDTLSGLESVLRDKSSTNLVSENQKNMTMVIDGSFTDEECLVGARLGEPMDVAAVEDRVSPLSSCMIDIKDDYLISIRQQTSEVLVEEKKSGETDPQINPPPLDQSISAVMSTGTCRAKRKRHQHHPPRLTNPMVFKRVQETYSEKYRSKRRRHRPALLLPFKRLINPLFFKKVKKLV; encoded by the exons ATGGGTTTCTTCGATCTCAACATTCCTTACGATGAGCACTCGTCTTCATCTTCAATTAGGGTTAATCGCATCAAGATTGTGGCCAAACTGATGGAGCTAGGCTACTCCGGAATCGCCTACAATCGTACGATCAAAGGAGTGATGTCTGATAAGGACCGTTGTACTATTCCTCTCCTTAATGTTTCATCACTTCAAAGTATCCTTCCAACCTTCTCTGCCTCGTTGGAGTTCCACCGCAATCTTCTCGGCGTCCCGCGGTCCTCTCCTTTCCGTCAGTACACGCGTCTTACTATTTGTATCAATAGTTTGCAGGAGATTCTGGCAGTCAATTCTGGCAACCTCGTTCTGAAGACCTACGATTTGATTGCTGTGAAGCCTCTCAATCAGAATGCTTTTGAGCAGGCTTGTGAGAAATTGGAG ATAGACATAATTGCAATTGATTTTGCGGAGAAACTGCCTTTCAGGTTGAAGCAAGGTCACATAAAATCTGCAATTCAG CGTGGAGTTTACTTTGAAATTATGTACTCTGATCTTCTTTCAGACGTTCATGCAAGGAGGCAAATGATATCTGCTACTAAG gTCTTGGTGGATTGGACAAAAGGAAAGAATCTCATATTATCTAGTGCTGCCTCTTCTGTAAATGAAATTAGAGGACCTTTTGATGTTGCAAACTTGTCATCCTTGCTTGGTGTCTCTATGGAGCGAGCAAAAGCTGCTGTTTCAAAAAATTGTCG CAATCTTATAGCTAATGCTTTAAAGAGAAAGCAGTTCTACAAGGAGACGATTCGAGTTGAAAGGATATCATCAGATGATAAGTTAGATTCGAATGACCCTTGGTCAGTGGATTTGTTCAAATGGGATCCTATATCAAGTGGCGAAGGTGATTTGCTATTGGATGATATAGCAAAATCTTTTGCTGCCTCTAATACATCAAAAATTGTGAAAGCCATTGATTTCACTTCAGTCATTGACAACATGCCTCCACAAGGTTTTCTAGTCAAGAATGTGATATCAGGCTCTGAGGCAAAAGTGTCGTTGAATGATAACAGAGGCTCGTCGCATGTTGTTGATGCCATTGAGCCACCAATTGCAGTAAATGGAGTAATTCAACAGTCCTGTCCTCTTGATGGTAAACATTGTTCTACATCCGATCGTCAATGCTCTGGTGATGCAGGAAACGTTAGAAGTAATTCTGACGAAGACAAATGCACTGTCGAAGAAATTGTGCAGCCCAAGGCCTCAATGCAGGAAAAACCTATTGGAATGGACATTGATAATGTGCAACCACAAAACCCGCTACCCAGTAGCGAGTTAAATGTAGTATCCACAAATGTGTTCGTGCATTGTCCTACATCTACCAGAGATGTATTAGATgttgttttaataaatgatgGAAAAGAAACTTCTACAATGTCGGAGGATGTCGATTCTCATCGGAATGAGTATTGCTTAAGAAGTTCTGATACATTGTCTGGTTTAGAAAGTGTGTTGAGGGACAAAAGTTCAACTAATTTGGTTtcagaaaatcaaaagaatatGACTATGGTAATAGATGGTTCATTTACAGATGAAGAATGTTTAGTTGGTGCAAGACTTGGGGAGCCTATGGATGTAGCAGCAGTCGAGGATCGGGTTTCTCCTCTTAGTTCTTGTATGATTGATATAAAAGATGATTATTTGATCTCAATTCGACAACAAACATCTGAGGTGTTagtggaagagaaaaaaagtggAGAAACTGACCCTCAGATCAATCCTCCACCTCTAGATCAATCTATATCTGCCGTAATGTCAACAG GGACATGTCGTGCAAAACGAAAGAGACATCAACATCATCCTCCGCGGTTAACCAATCCTATGGTTTTCAAGAGAGTTCAGGAAACATATTCAGAGAAATACCGATCAAAACGGAGGAGACATCGACCAGCGCTATTGCTTCCATTCAAGCGCTTAATCAATCCTCTGTTCTTCAAGAAG GTGAAGAAGTTAGTTTGA
- the LOC111794415 gene encoding uncharacterized protein LOC111794415 isoform X2, with the protein MGFFDLNIPYDEHSSSSSIRVNRIKIVAKLMELGYSGIAYNRTIKGVMSDKDRCTIPLLNVSSLQSILPTFSASLEFHRNLLGVPRSSPFRQYTRLTICINSLQEILAVNSGNLVLKTYDLIAVKPLNQNAFEQACEKLEIDIIAIDFAEKLPFRLKQGHIKSAIQRGVYFEIMYSDLLSDVHARRQMISATKVLVDWTKGKNLILSSAASSVNEIRGPFDVANLSSLLGVSMERAKAAVSKNCRNLIANALKRKQFYKETIRVERISSDDKLDSNDPWSVDLFKWDPISSGEGDLLLDDIAKSFAASNTSKIVKAIDFTSVIDNMPPQGFLVKNVISGSEAKVSLNDNRGSSHVVDAIEPPIAVNGVIQQSCPLDGKHCSTSDRQCSGDAGNVRSNSDEDKCTVEEIVQPKASMQEKPIGMDIDNVQPQNPLPSSELNVVSTNVFVHCPTSTRDVLDVVLINDGKETSTMSEDVDSHRNEYCLRSSDTLSGLESVLRDKSSTNLVSENQKNMTMVIDGSFTDEECLVGARLGEPMDVAAVEDRVSPLSSCMIDIKDDYLISIRQQTSEVLVEEKKSGETDPQINPPPLDQSISAVMSTGTCRAKRKRHQHHPPRLTNPMVFKRVQETYSEKYRSKRRRHRPALLLPFKRLINPLFFKKVRKTKS; encoded by the exons ATGGGTTTCTTCGATCTCAACATTCCTTACGATGAGCACTCGTCTTCATCTTCAATTAGGGTTAATCGCATCAAGATTGTGGCCAAACTGATGGAGCTAGGCTACTCCGGAATCGCCTACAATCGTACGATCAAAGGAGTGATGTCTGATAAGGACCGTTGTACTATTCCTCTCCTTAATGTTTCATCACTTCAAAGTATCCTTCCAACCTTCTCTGCCTCGTTGGAGTTCCACCGCAATCTTCTCGGCGTCCCGCGGTCCTCTCCTTTCCGTCAGTACACGCGTCTTACTATTTGTATCAATAGTTTGCAGGAGATTCTGGCAGTCAATTCTGGCAACCTCGTTCTGAAGACCTACGATTTGATTGCTGTGAAGCCTCTCAATCAGAATGCTTTTGAGCAGGCTTGTGAGAAATTGGAG ATAGACATAATTGCAATTGATTTTGCGGAGAAACTGCCTTTCAGGTTGAAGCAAGGTCACATAAAATCTGCAATTCAG CGTGGAGTTTACTTTGAAATTATGTACTCTGATCTTCTTTCAGACGTTCATGCAAGGAGGCAAATGATATCTGCTACTAAG gTCTTGGTGGATTGGACAAAAGGAAAGAATCTCATATTATCTAGTGCTGCCTCTTCTGTAAATGAAATTAGAGGACCTTTTGATGTTGCAAACTTGTCATCCTTGCTTGGTGTCTCTATGGAGCGAGCAAAAGCTGCTGTTTCAAAAAATTGTCG CAATCTTATAGCTAATGCTTTAAAGAGAAAGCAGTTCTACAAGGAGACGATTCGAGTTGAAAGGATATCATCAGATGATAAGTTAGATTCGAATGACCCTTGGTCAGTGGATTTGTTCAAATGGGATCCTATATCAAGTGGCGAAGGTGATTTGCTATTGGATGATATAGCAAAATCTTTTGCTGCCTCTAATACATCAAAAATTGTGAAAGCCATTGATTTCACTTCAGTCATTGACAACATGCCTCCACAAGGTTTTCTAGTCAAGAATGTGATATCAGGCTCTGAGGCAAAAGTGTCGTTGAATGATAACAGAGGCTCGTCGCATGTTGTTGATGCCATTGAGCCACCAATTGCAGTAAATGGAGTAATTCAACAGTCCTGTCCTCTTGATGGTAAACATTGTTCTACATCCGATCGTCAATGCTCTGGTGATGCAGGAAACGTTAGAAGTAATTCTGACGAAGACAAATGCACTGTCGAAGAAATTGTGCAGCCCAAGGCCTCAATGCAGGAAAAACCTATTGGAATGGACATTGATAATGTGCAACCACAAAACCCGCTACCCAGTAGCGAGTTAAATGTAGTATCCACAAATGTGTTCGTGCATTGTCCTACATCTACCAGAGATGTATTAGATgttgttttaataaatgatgGAAAAGAAACTTCTACAATGTCGGAGGATGTCGATTCTCATCGGAATGAGTATTGCTTAAGAAGTTCTGATACATTGTCTGGTTTAGAAAGTGTGTTGAGGGACAAAAGTTCAACTAATTTGGTTtcagaaaatcaaaagaatatGACTATGGTAATAGATGGTTCATTTACAGATGAAGAATGTTTAGTTGGTGCAAGACTTGGGGAGCCTATGGATGTAGCAGCAGTCGAGGATCGGGTTTCTCCTCTTAGTTCTTGTATGATTGATATAAAAGATGATTATTTGATCTCAATTCGACAACAAACATCTGAGGTGTTagtggaagagaaaaaaagtggAGAAACTGACCCTCAGATCAATCCTCCACCTCTAGATCAATCTATATCTGCCGTAATGTCAACAG GGACATGTCGTGCAAAACGAAAGAGACATCAACATCATCCTCCGCGGTTAACCAATCCTATGGTTTTCAAGAGAGTTCAGGAAACATATTCAGAGAAATACCGATCAAAACGGAGGAGACATCGACCAGCGCTATTGCTTCCATTCAAGCGCTTAATCAATCCTCTGTTCTTCAAGAAGGTCCGCAAAACTAAAAGCTAG